The DNA segment CAtgtgaatttaatgaaaattatgtCTTTATTTATAAATCCTTGATCCACCACTTTTAGTTGCTAATACAAAAGTTTAATCATACttcaaaatttgttaattttaagTCTCTTGGTCCCTTgtagtatatatttttatcttaatGCATCTCTTTCGAAATAGGGGTGTGATGTGGATGCTATagatgtatcaatttaattgaGATGTCAAGTCTCTCGACCAATAATActcttgtttaaaaaaaaattaaatcgatTTTCTTTAACAACACAACAAGAAAAGTATGAGAAGGTACTTAATTATCCTCATTATTTTCTATATGCCTGCATACTTATCCATATAGTGTTGCAAATTTATTATGTTTAAATATGTTTGATGCAAATAAAATCGAAAAAATTATTCTTTACAATTAATACTTTTAACCTACATgtcaaaaaaaagaaattgaaatttcaaaaaatatatatttagaaaaGCTTCAAAAGCTTAAAAAGAGCCATTATAAGCCAACTagcttgcattttttttaagaaagatgAAAGAAGTATCTTATTTCGAAATATTTTACTCTCAAACATGGTTATAAATTTCTCCAATGGTCATCCAAACGCCTTTCTAAGAAGATATATTGTGTATATATGAATCTTTCATAGAAGCAAACAAAAGGGAGTGTGATAAAATAATTTAGGGCTATTAATAAAACTCTACAAAATAAACAGTAAAGTTATAGGAAGATATTGACCCAAATGCATCACAAATTAATATAAACCGAAAAGGGTTGATTttagtaaaaagaaaaggattaaaagaagaaagacaaTATTAGGGTTTTGTGAAAAAGGCATAGATTCTCCAACTTTTAAACAAGCCAAGGCCAAGACCCTAAGGGCAAGGCAAATGCATGTGAGTTTCTGTAAATGTTGGATTCCACAATCCAAATTTGCTCTTCTTTTTGGGGATGTTTTTGTGTCAAAAGTCACCCATCTCATATTTCCAATAATCTTCCTTacccaaaaataataataataaaaataaaactccaTCTTCAAATTACTCAAATCAAAACCAAATTTAGTAGTACTTTAAAACACAAAGCTTGAATTTTGTTGatcaaattttccatttttgttagTTTAATTTGTTTGATACTAtacatactaaaaaaaaaatctcatttaaatagctcattaaaaaaaaaaaagaaaaaagaaaaaaacctatACATATTTAGCTTGTGGGTAAAAGACAAgccaaaaaaaacaaacatccCTCCTTAAATGACAATGATTTGCTTTTTCCTAAACCCCTTCTCttaatattattaatcaataaaattacTTAATTAGCTAAGGGTTTCATATAGTTTTGAAGCTCTTATAAAACCACCCTTAATTAAAtcaaagaaagagagaaatagaaattaaaatatgcataataataataataataataatgtagaGGAATCTTTGAAAGGGGCCTCGAAAGTTGAGGAGTTTTGGGGTAAAAATGTGGGAGAAAGGGAAGAGAATATTCTATACCCATAAGAGTTCAttagcaaaattccaaaaattataaattaaacaaaGTCTTAAAGCAAAAACATGATTAGATTATGATTAAGATTAGCAGGAAAAGTCAGCTCACAAGGGGACGACTGCTCACACTTCCAAAAATTCACTGCCCCTTTGTCAGCTAAAACACCATGTTTGTTTCCCTAATTAACTATTCCTTTATAATTTACATCTTTTCTTCAAATACTTTTAACCTAACTATTCTCTCAACATCAACAAATCATCAAACATAATCATCAAATTAAGGAAGCTCACATTCAAATGCTTCCTTGTCTTGGCTGAGTTGTGAAAATTTAACTATACACattaagttttttctttttttccattaTACCCATTTTCATATATCAAAGTACCCATAATATTAGACCTCTAAAAAGCaatatttattgtttatataattgagagagagagagagtatgATAAAGAAAGTGAGAAGGGCAAAGAAATTATGGGATAATCATTCCAAAAGGAAAAGGTAATAAAAACTagcttttctttctttactcTATAAAACTTCTCTCATCATATGTGTCATCATGCACCTTTGCCCACCAAATCCCTTCCCCCCACTAGCCTTTAACTTTTTTCACCCccctaaaacaaaaaaaaaaaaaaaaaatttttaccTTGTTACACATGATGTTACAATATTTCCAAAAGCATCAtagataaaaatagaaaactaaagtcagtttttttttttttattataccaGAAAGAAATAGTTTGAAATTATTGccaaaaattattcaataatcttaatagagagaagagagagagagagagatagaagAAAGATCCAAATCTTGTCAATTTCTCTCCTTTGTTACATATATATGAACACTTCTTCCTTTGAGTCCAAACACTTTTACTTCTAGGTGTCTTGTAGATTTGAGAGAGAGTCAATTTTACTAAGAAGACAACAAGAAGAAAAACTTCTTAAgatttgttgttttgtaaaagaaaaggaagatgtCTGAAGAACAAGCAATTTCAAATCCCTTCATTTGCAGCATCCCATCACTTGGATCAAACAACAACCCTTCTGTTGTcaagaagaagagaaatctCCCTGGAAATCCAGGCAAGAAAAAGCAAATCTTTGTAAttgtgtttatatatatatatatatataggtttattatgtgtgtgtatgtgtatatgtatcttctttttactatttttgtggCTTAGGTTTCTTCTTGTATGGGAATTTAAGGTGGAATATTGTGATGGATATATATTATTCAACTTTTCATCTAAAAACTGTTTGTTTATCTCTGAAAATGTCAGAAATAACCTTTTCTCTCTGATTATTATTGCTCTTTACAACCCTcaaatttttgttattatttgagTTTTAAGAAAAAACCCTCATGAAAAGGGTTACAAAGCAATCATCTTTTGCCACATATCTTCATGAATATGGAAAAAAGATTACATTTTTCATAACCCATTTGTTTAAAcgtttaagttttgagttttatatATACAGTGATTCAACACGGTATTAGAGccattaatttgattaatattGATAATCACTTGACAGATCCTGATGCGGAAGTTGTGTCGTTGTCGCCAAAAACGCTAATGGCAACGAACCGATTCTTGTGTGAGATATGTGGAAAGGGTTTTCAAAGGGATCAAAACCTACAACTGCATAGGAGAGGACACAATCTTCCATGGAAGCTGAAACAAAGAAGCAATGGAAATAAAGAGCCAAGGAAGAGAGTTTATGTTTGTCCAGAGAAGAGCTGTGTACATCACCATCCTTCAAGGGCTCTTGGAGATCTCACAGGAATTAAAAAGCACTTTTGCAGGAAGCATGGGGAGAAGAAGTGGAAGTGTGAGAAATGCTCTAAGAAATATGCTGTGCAGTCAGATTGGAAAGCACACTCCAAAACTTGTGGCACCAAAGAGTATAAATGTGACTGCGGGACTCCATTTTCAAGGTAACTTAGGTCATCCAATTGCTAATCATtcggtttttagtttttgatttttaaaaattgttttttgttttctcacTGTTTCTTACTCACGATTTTCGATTTTGTATATAAACATCGGAAGTTTaagtcaattttcaaaaacaaaaacaattttttgaaaattacaaCCCTTTTAGATTTtgctttgattttgaaaatactcCTAAAACCTAGACATCAAAACATTAGTCAAATCTATAAAAAtgatgtttataggcttaattttcaaaatcaaatggttaccaaacaaatactttaattttgaaaacactctTAAAATATAGACAACAAAAACTCGAAGGAAGTGAAgttttatagacttaattttcaaaaacaaaaagccGAATGGATTACAAAACAAAGCTTTAAATTTATTCCTTTCATGTTCATCAGTTTTGCATTCCAATATATCCTCTTAATATAAAggattaagtttctttttttctttttgagaagAACTAAAGGATTAAGATTATATAAATGTATTCTctgaatatatattaatatgtttTCATTCTATGGAGCTAAGTTTATGGTCAAATTGTCTGTTCTTCCAtgaattttttttgtagttAACAGACGGAGAGAGAATAATATAATGAAACCACATAAACATAATATCATGAAGATATTGAAATTGATGTGTGTTGAGATGATGAAGCAACCTTAAAGCCTAATTTGATGGGTTTATAGTAATTTACTCCTATATTTGTATTCATATTTTTATCGATCTCCActcatttaaaaatttgaacGAGATTCAATTATGTTATTTGAAAGATCgaattataatataaaagagTTTTGAATATAGGACCTTATCATTCTTCTAATACAATTAGGTTAAATTTAAACTTGGAAcgtttataatttatattcttttaaCATGCGTACCTGTTAAAGACAATGACCTTTACATATATCCATAATGATATGACACTGTCTACTTTAAGATATAAGTCTTCGCGACTTTACTTTTGGAGATAGTTATTCTCTCTTATAAACTCatgatttttttcttatctAGTTAATATAAGAttttggtcgcattcccaacatatgcatttgagtttgaaataATGATCAAACTTTTGTCTGgtttttgtttggttttctttgtttttttgtaCTTATATATGGCTTACTTAGAAACCTGTGTCAAAATGCAGGAGAGATAGCTATGTAACTCACAGAGCATACTGTGTAGCATTAGCAGAAGAAACAGCAAGATTAAATGCAGCATCAACCATTGCCAACAACAGCAACAATTCAATGGCTGATAATTTCAACAACTACCATTTCCTAAAGcccacaaacaacaacaataatccTCTACAATTCTTCCCTTCCTCCAACTTTTTCAAACCAGATGATCAAACTTCCCACATGTTTTTCAATAACATCAACAATGTCACTCCCACAATAGGACTCCCCTTTTGGATGGCTACAAATCCTCACCAAATCAATTTCCCTCACCCATTACTTCATcaacaaacaacaacaacaacaaattcTGATGTTCTTTCTGTTCCTTCCTTATACAGCAATGAAGAACAACAATTTATGGGTTCATCAGCCAACATGTCAGCTACTGTGTTGCTGCAAAAGGCTGCACAAATTGGAGTGACAACCTCCACAACAGACCCATCATTGATTGAAAGTTTTGGGTTGAAATTCAGTACAGTAACTGATGGGAAAGGCTTTTTTTCAGGGATTTATGGCTCAATAATGAACTCAAACTCCAACATTATTCCTAGTTGTTGTAGCCTTGAAAATTGTGGAGATCATGAGGGCTCTGAAATATACCCTCCACCAGCAAAGAGAATGAGACACACAGTTAGTGAAGAGAGTGTTACTGGTGGAGAAGGAGAGACAAGGGATTTCTTGGGTGTGGGAATGCACACCATATGCCATCCATCACCAGTAAATGGATGGATCTGATTTCATTTGATAAGATCCATGCATATTCAGTTGAGGAAAAGCAGAAAGCTGATAGCTTTTTAAAGGAGCAGAGGAGAGCAGAGCAGTGGGGGCAAATGAGTCAAGTAAATTAAGGACCCCTTTTGGAATCAATCCATTTTATGttatttgtgtatttttctttcatttttggttCCTCTTTTTCTTGTGGTATCAAATGGg comes from the Benincasa hispida cultivar B227 chromosome 5, ASM972705v1, whole genome shotgun sequence genome and includes:
- the LOC120078337 gene encoding zinc finger protein MAGPIE-like, whose amino-acid sequence is MSEEQAISNPFICSIPSLGSNNNPSVVKKKRNLPGNPDPDAEVVSLSPKTLMATNRFLCEICGKGFQRDQNLQLHRRGHNLPWKLKQRSNGNKEPRKRVYVCPEKSCVHHHPSRALGDLTGIKKHFCRKHGEKKWKCEKCSKKYAVQSDWKAHSKTCGTKEYKCDCGTPFSRRDSYVTHRAYCVALAEETARLNAASTIANNSNNSMADNFNNYHFLKPTNNNNNPLQFFPSSNFFKPDDQTSHMFFNNINNVTPTIGLPFWMATNPHQINFPHPLLHQQTTTTTNSDVLSVPSLYSNEEQQFMGSSANMSATVLLQKAAQIGVTTSTTDPSLIESFGLKFSTVTDGKGFFSGIYGSIMNSNSNIIPSCCSLENCGDHEGSEIYPPPAKRMRHTVSEESVTGGEGETRDFLGVGMHTICHPSPVNGWI